Genomic segment of Centropristis striata isolate RG_2023a ecotype Rhode Island chromosome 21, C.striata_1.0, whole genome shotgun sequence:
TGACCGGGTTCTTTATTTGTTCTCTTTCACTGACTAGGTGCCTTGGCTGTGTGATGTAAAGTCACGAAATGGCAGAGAGTGGAACAAATggggaaagaagaagagaggataAAGGGAGAGGAGGTGGTGGACCTCTGCAGGAGCAGGCTCCTGGCCTCGCCCCCGTCGCTGGGACCAAGAGGCATCTCCCTCGAGGGATTGTGATCCAGCTGACTGGGACAGAAGGAGAATGGGACAGCCTGGACGACAGTGAGCTTATCTTCTCCCTTGACCGCGATGACGACTACCCCTCTATATCTCTCTCCAGGGAGAGGCAGCTTTCTGTTGAGGATGACAGAAAGTTGCAGTCCCAGGCCTTCCACGTCCCCCTTTCCCCCTCGTCTCCTGGCTCTCTGGGCAACTGCTCCGCCACTGGCCCCAGCTTCCTCTCCCCAGGCCCTCCTTCACCCACCCACCGACCTCTTTCAAGCCTGGTCAAGTCTCTCTCCACAGAGCTGGAGCTCAAGGAAGGCTCCACCCTCAGACCGAAACCATTTCTCAGCCTCGTAAAGTCGATCTCCACCGAGATCTCCCGCTCAGAACCCGAGGTGTCGCAGTCAAAGTCGGACTCCCGCCTCAACCTTCACCTGTGGAAGCAGCTTACCCAATCCAAAACCCGCAGCAATGGGGACTCTCGCACTGCGCCCCCTTCCCCTAGCGCAATCTCCCCAAGTGGAGAGGGAAGAGGGGGCTTCTTCAAAATGGAGCTGGAGGACACCAAGAGGAAGCTGTCGGAGGCCGTGCAGGAGCCTCTGAGCAGCATGTTCAGTAAGATCAGGAGGGAGGAGAGCGTAGGCAGCCCCAAACTCCAGTGTAAGAGCCAGGGGGCTCATCAAGCCAGCTCCAGAGGCTTGGGCCGTGAAAGTAGCACAGACACGGTTCTCTCTGAGTCTCCTGTAAGGAACACTAGGAAAACGGACGCTGATATTTTGCCCGTGTTTGACTGGCCTTCTGTTAGACATCCTGGGAGAAGCCAGCGTGGCCCCTGCCCCTTGCATCACAACAGACACCACCGAAGGGACGAGGAGCTGGAAATATGTACCGATGGTGACGTGATGCAAGTATTAGCCACAGAGACTCCCAGGCAGACGAGGACATCACCCACCTTTGCAGCACCACGGGTTAGGTCAGCTCCCCTTTCTCAGCCACCTCATCCTCTGCCACGCATGAGTTTATTCTGTGTGGCAGTGCTGTCCTATGGCTATTTCATCCTACCTCTCAGTCCATACTTCTCTGGCCTGGCTCTGGGATTAGCGTTTGGCTTCCTCCTAGGACTGTTGCTCATTAGGATGGCTTCCCCCAGGTCTCGTTGCTCTGCTCCACCATACAGACCAGCACAGACTCTGTTGGGAGAGGGGATTCTAACAGGTGGCACTGCCTGCACTGAGCCTGACACCCTCAAGGTAAATCAGATGAATCATTGAAGGGCAATTTATACTTTCTATGTCTGTGAGGGTCCATGCAACCCCTATGTTGAAGTCCACATGCAGCCGAGTGTGCATGTGCAATTAAGGTTCCAGCTCTTGTTCCACACTCTAGTGTAGTCTAGTTGCACTGATATGCTTTTATCCGTCCCTGGTCTTATTCTCTTTAAGGGTCagacattatattttttaatttgggcTCTTCTTGTTGTTCAGCCAGAAACATCAGACACAGACAAACTGGTCTTGATTTGTATGTATTCCTACtaaaagtaatttgttttaGGCCTAAACTTTTTTGGTGCCTAAACGGAACCAACcactgtataataatgttaccAAGTTGTTTAAAACACCTGTCATCATGCATCTAAAACAGCAACCATTGCGTTTCTTTAGAAACCCTGCTACTTCTTTAGAAACCCTGCTACTTCTTCCTCTATTTCATTCATTGCATTGCAGCCATCACCTAGAAGGAAGTATGGAAATGCTACCCTTAATTGTAGTATGAATGGATCCATGTCCAATAAGTCCACAGAAGTGCAGACACTGAACGTGGAAGTTGTGTCGAGCTTTAAGGAGGAAAGTGTCAGATTTTTGTTCTCTATGGTATTTTCAGCCATCTCAGTCTCTGTCCAAtactgtttcattttcattagatAGTGGATTTTATATTTAGTGTAGTTCAACCAAATCCTTATCTGTTGTAGCCAATAGTTGGCATTTttggaaatacatttatttgctttattgCAGTTGTACAAGAGGTTTGATACCACTCTCACGTCTGTCTGTTCAGAATGAAGTtacagccagttagcttagcttagcacaaagacggCAAATTTAGTGAAACGGCTAGAGAAAGAATGAATGTGACTGATTTATGAATGCACTTTAAATAGCATGTTTATTCCAATTACAGCAACATTAGGACTTGTAAATAGTTTTCACCCATGCTACTTCGCTCTAAAAGAACAGTGTCAAGCCGGCGTGCCACTTTATCACCTCTGCTGACTGTTTCCTTCACAGAGAAAAGCTTCCAAAAGTGGCACAGTGCAAAGATGCCCAGAATGCAATTAAAATGTTCAATACTAAAAACCGCCTGAGCCGCTGTGGTAATTACTGTTCTCTTCCTGGCTGAGCCTGACACAGGGCAACTGGAGAGGACAGCTACCACCCAAACACTGTCAGTTCCAGAGGCAATTAGTGGGAATACAGGCAGGAGGAAGCTGTGATTTGTCAGGGGGGAAGCAGGTTGGGGAAGTGGAGTAGAAAGCGGTGGCGCTGGCTGGAAATAGGGGGGTTACTGTCTCAGTATTGAGATAattgtcttgtttggtcattagCAGGTTTGTTTTCAGTCTGATGGCTGTTGAAATGGGAAAGTCGGAGACTCGAAGTTTGTGAGGCGTCTGTTAATCAAACGGCAGACAGAACAGTTGACGTGTTTGATTGTGGGCAAACTTCTGAGACGAGGGCAGAGGCTGGCACTGCTTTGAATAAAGTTCAAATACAATTTCAGTATGAATAATGCATTGTTTATTAGTTAACCGGTTGGAGCATTAACAGGGAGCATCAAGCTCTCAAAAGTGATTTTTATAGGACATCTAGCTCACATCCATCCTAATGAACACTTCGGCATATATTCCAGAGCATGCAAAGTGTCGTAAAGCTTCTTAATTTTACTTATATTTCAAAGGATTTTAAAGCCAACACAGTAACACTACACTATGACATGTGCTATATTATGatacattatttacagtaacCCAATGTAAGTCCCGATATTAATATTTCTTGACATTGAGAGAAGACTGATACCACTCTAAAGCTAGCTCATTTTTGCTTCTACAATTATGTGTCTAGACTGGTGGTTAacagctagttagcttagcttaacatAGCATGAAGAAACTGATTAGCTTGGCTGTCCAAAGATCCAAAATACACCTTACAGCACCTCCAAAGCACGCTCAGTGCATGGGTGGAAtgtacattcactcaagtactgtacttaagtacaattttgaggtacttttcaggtcaagatttaacatgaaaaacatgatacattttaagtgattacactttttttttaaaaattaaacctcataacagtatattaagtggttaaCAATGAttcctatctttacaaaatgtaaacgctgcttacataaatgcatcaatacaaataattttatagtatatttggaatacatataacaatctgagtgtggaCATTCTGTGTAACTActccttttacttttgatactttaagtgcattttgaagctgatacttttgtgtttttacgtaagttttgaatgcaggacttttacttgtaagtaagtaagggatctgaatactttttccaccactgatcttgTTTCTTCTATTCGTGCAcaatcagaaatgtaaaaaaaacctactATCTTGAAACTTTGCATGGTGTTAATTGAAATTAACACTTACTTTCTGCCTTTTCAGGGCTGGATGAATGAGATACATGATTACGACCCAGAAACCTGCCATCCAGCAATGACTCACTCGGTGTTTGCCACCCTGGAGGGCTCCTGTCTCCGTCTGGACTCCCCGCGTAACAACATCAGCCGCAGGGCTGCGTACGATGAGAGAATACAGGAGGCTGCCTTTGTCAAGTCCCGCTGCTTTCAGCTTGCAAAGAGCAAAGTATGGTGACTAAGTTAAATGACTTATGGGATTTTTTTCGTTCTGTATTTGAGgctgtttttcttatttaatgGGATGTACAAAGGAAAGTAAAGGCctgatatattttgttattctgGTGGTGGTCTTATACTGTATGTAGGGCAGAGCTGCAGTCAATTTCAAATTCAACTTTATGTGACAGTAAATGAATGCATTGGATTATTTGACTAATTAATGCATGGATGTCGgagttacatttacatttattacaatGTCTGAAATTGCAAGCAATGCctgagagaaaataaacaaagattGAGGAAATAAGGTTTAATTGGGTTGTTATAAAGTTGTAATATTGGCTGAACTTGTTAGAATGAATTAATAATCCATAAATGGGTCATCTGACTCCTTTACCCATTTAACAGCTTTCTTTTTGCTTTGACACAACACAACTCTGTCGCTGTCCCCCAAAGGTATTCCTGCTGCCATCTGTGTTGGCTCGGAAGAGGATGTGGAACCCAAAGTATCCCATCTGCATCCAACTGGCGCAAGGAGCGAACTCCCAGGAGGATGAGGGAGAAAGGTCGGAGGAGAGTTGGGGAGAGGAACAGGGAGCCGAACCTGCAAGTCCAAAACAAAGCTCCTTCAAACACGACGTTCCCACCACTCTTTACCTCTTCGGCCGCacaggcagagagaaagaagagtgGTTTCGTCATTTCCTGCTTGTGTCCATGGAtacagagagggagaaggagagggacagacagaagcCTGGCAGATGTGTGTTCAGATCGGGTATGAGAGACGTTAATAATGCATTAGAGAAGAGAAGGCTTCCCGATAAGGCATCTATACAAATGCCGTATATGTGTGGATTATGGATTACATGCTCCAATTCTTTGCATTTCAAAGCCAATCCCTTTCGAGGGAACACACTGATGAGTTGTTTGGTGCCATGACAGGGCAAAGGCATCAGAATAAAACAGCTTTTAGTGTGTTTTGAAGACAATTACTGAGTGtgaatatataatacaaatagtatatttaataataatatacttaacagtatattaagtggttaaCAATGAttcctatctttacaaaatgtaaacgctgcttacataaatgcatcaatacaaataattttatagtatatttggaatacatataacaatctgagtgtggaCATTCTGTGTAACGActccttttacttttgatactttaagcgcATCTTgaagctgatacttttgtgtttttacgtaagttttgaatgcaggacttttacttgtaagtaagtaagggatctgaatactttttccaccactgatctggTTTCTTCTATTCGTGCAcaatcagaaatgtaaaaaaaaatgagggaaCACACTGATGAGTTGTTTGGTGCCATGACAGGGCAAAGGCATCAGAATAAAACAGCTTTTAGTGTGTTTTGAAGACAATTACTGAGTGTGAATATATAAtactaatttgcattttattttccaacacaaatttgttttttgatccGTCATCTGTCACAGCTTATTTTGACACTCTTGGTTAATGCATTAATTAGGAGCTCAATATGAAAACAGATGCTCTGTCACACTCTTAAGAATTTTTGGAAGAGAAGAGGTTTttgtttaatgatttttaaggaatagtttgacattgtGGTTTGACATCTCATTAGATGAGAGGATTAATATTATTCTCAACAGGTTAATGTGGAGAATGGTGAAATGGCGAAATGGTGCATTTTGCCAGGAACGTCCTCTTAACCAACACTCAATGCTGCCTGTTTTCTCCCAGGTGATCCAGCACCGGCACAGAGTGTTAGTGTCCAAGGAAACGTCCCGACCAGCAGAGGCTCCAGCAGAGTGGGCAGCAGTGACGACGACGCCCCCTTCGCACCTCCGGTCCCCTGCATCCCTGCAGCTCCTGTCGGTCAGACCTCCAGTAGCACCAGAGGCCTTTCCCTGCTAGACTATCCCGGCTACATGGCTCGCCTTCTGGCCACAGAGGAGTTGACCCCCCTCTCCAGTCCTGGAGCCAGCAGCACAGAGACAAGCCCCACCATCAAAGGGAATGTAAGTCATGCTTGGAGATACAATTAAGTGAAGCGAATGAAGGAACATTCTAGAGCTGGATAGTTTCTATCGTGTGTGTCAAGAGGAAAGTGACACAGAAATGACTAGTAAAAAATGGCATTGTGGCATTTTCAGCATTTATGAAAATACTCTACTCTTCATTCTCTGTTTTTATGATAGACTGTAAATGACTATTGCTGCCATGGTGTTACCAATTAGTTTGTGGATTGTCTTTATGAAGCCTCGACTTTGGCATCTTGTTTTTcattggagccagaagtgaccatatttggacgagtgggtggagctggggaggagcgctccaatacccatacttccatgagtacacttaaacgcagtacactatccgcacttactaagtacgcagatttcagcaggtgagtgttgttccaaatctaatactccatggtgcacttaccggaaattacGCTCGCCCCCACGAAAAACTTCCCGCTTTGAACGGCGAAAAAAtgaccctttgtgttgtttaatctttacttctacaatccggcaatatggctccattaacgcagcaaatgtggagaatgcgccGGCGTCGTCCGCAACGTTACCTACTCCTCCTGATGTTGACAGACAATGCTCCGCTGTTGtttcggccgccattacaaaaaattttttcgagctgagcggctctgcctggctccgcctcttcaaCTAcatagacaagatggcggccgttgagtgagtatagtgtacatcgttccacactcagcgttttgaccgttatgagggcaacatccgggtcctttaggtacacttctatttgccgcgatcggaatcggaacactgtgcgtactcaaactaagtatagtaagtacgggaagtatgggtattggaacacaacATGAGTTTCCAGCTTACGCTAGCACTACCTAGCTAGGTTGGTTAGCAAGGTGGATCCATAATTCACGTTAAGAGTGATAATTTGGAagctaattttggctagcagaAAACAGGGTTGAAACAAAGTGTACTTACACTTACACTGCTTAAGTAAATGAACAGAAAACTCCTGAGAGTGACTTTTAGTGCAACTGAAAGCTAgccaaaatgttacatttaactttcatgaactgaaactaAACAGAATAGTTAAGCTAAGGCAAAAATATGGACAACAACCAACCAAAgacatcatttacaaaattaacaccATGCACATTAGAGAAGA
This window contains:
- the tex2l gene encoding testis-expressed protein 2; protein product: MAESGTNGERRREDKGRGGGGPLQEQAPGLAPVAGTKRHLPRGIVIQLTGTEGEWDSLDDSELIFSLDRDDDYPSISLSRERQLSVEDDRKLQSQAFHVPLSPSSPGSLGNCSATGPSFLSPGPPSPTHRPLSSLVKSLSTELELKEGSTLRPKPFLSLVKSISTEISRSEPEVSQSKSDSRLNLHLWKQLTQSKTRSNGDSRTAPPSPSAISPSGEGRGGFFKMELEDTKRKLSEAVQEPLSSMFSKIRREESVGSPKLQCKSQGAHQASSRGLGRESSTDTVLSESPVRNTRKTDADILPVFDWPSVRHPGRSQRGPCPLHHNRHHRRDEELEICTDGDVMQVLATETPRQTRTSPTFAAPRVRSAPLSQPPHPLPRMSLFCVAVLSYGYFILPLSPYFSGLALGLAFGFLLGLLLIRMASPRSRCSAPPYRPAQTLLGEGILTGGTACTEPDTLKGWMNEIHDYDPETCHPAMTHSVFATLEGSCLRLDSPRNNISRRAAYDERIQEAAFVKSRCFQLAKSKVFLLPSVLARKRMWNPKYPICIQLAQGANSQEDEGERSEESWGEEQGAEPASPKQSSFKHDVPTTLYLFGRTGREKEEWFRHFLLVSMDTEREKERDRQKPGRCVFRSGDPAPAQSVSVQGNVPTSRGSSRVGSSDDDAPFAPPVPCIPAAPVGQTSSSTRGLSLLDYPGYMARLLATEELTPLSSPGASSTETSPTIKGNCTCDLAEQPGTSQTAWANALIGRIFWDFLREKHWADVVSCKIQKKLSKIRLPYFMNELTLTELDMGCSMPQITTTSRPEVNHRGLWVELQLVYTGALQMTLQTKFNLSKLGKEGGHEADCTTETGSPRCRPIFSVLADSDEESSSAGSSDEEELLLSEPQGPVGDKGSTPATDGTGGGKTGRKILRFVDKIAKSKYFQKATENEFIKKKFEEMSNTPLLLTVEVQELTGTLVVNIPAPPTDRIWYSFCVPPKLDLHVRPKLGEREVTFCHVTEWIEKKLQDEFQKVFVLPNMDDIYLPLMHSGVDSPQASQHLFSQSQRSQSSSTESIERIPAEVSGAESD